TTCTAAAGTGCGTCTAGCCGGCCCAAGGTCCCCCAGCGGCACCAGCGGCACCAGCGGTGCCATATGCGCCACCAGGTCTGGCTCCGACGTAGCGGCCGGGTGTCACTTTCCCTGCTCCAGGTGCTGTTGCAGGCGCGGCGACAGGTTTAGCGTTGAACACAGCATCGGCGCTGGCTCCAGGCGCGGTGCCGGGCTCGTTAGTGTCCACGGTAGCACGGAAGCCATTCGCGTCAGCCACGTACGTCACGGTTCGGTAAAGGCCGTTGGCGTCTCGGTAGCCGTACGAACCGGTCTTAGCATTGCTGGCGTCGCCTTGTTCCTTGTGGAAGAGCTGGGTGCCAAACTCGTCCGTGCTGTCATAGCCGAAGCTGTATGGCTGAGGGggctggtgaaatgaaaataGAGACAACAATAATCGAAATTTTGTTAACCAGTATTATCTTATGACTAAGTGCACAATACGGCATATGATGAATCACTGGTTAATAATTCTTCTACGAGCACGAAATGTCGAGCAGGTGAGATGTGCTACGCTCGTAAAGTTACCACCGACGCACATGGTTTCAGACTGCTAAGTGATAGTGTCGTTTCTCCCAAGCGCTTCTTGAAGTGCGAGTATGCGGAAATATAAAACTACTAATACTGACTCGAGGCCAGTTCTAACTAAGCGTATTCCGACTATCGCAGGTGCAATACTACAAATTCCAAGTTAGCGCGGGAATTTTTGGAAGACCTAAAACAAAAGTAGGTGGTGTTGGCTTCTTGGGCTTGTCTTAAAAAATAATGTGCTACAAAGCTAAACATCGCAACTGTTTTGGCTGCACACGCTCACATAACAAATTACTGCTAGTTATTATTGTGTTTCAGCTTCTTCATTTACCGTAAAAAGCATACGTGACAACAGAGTTGACCTTATATTTACTGATGTTGCGAAGTGCGACTAGGAGTGCAGCTTTCTTTAACAGAAGTGACAGAGCAGGATTTTGCAAGACGAAGCACATACGAGTGAAAGGCCTCCAGcaccgcctcctgctcctgcacCTCCAGTGAACACAGGGCCACCAAAGGCTCCTCCGGCAGCTGCTTGGGCACCGTAGCGGTTCTCCGAGGAGACGCAAGCGGCGGCACCGAGGAGCACGAGGGCCTTGATTGCAGCAACAGAACCATAACATAACCATTTGAAGAAGAGCTCTCGACTGAGACTTCATACAGAACAGTAAAATGAAGTTCCAACGTTTCACTGCCATATCGCGCTTGCCTCACAGCACAAACTTGCAATTAGGGTACTCTTCGACAACTAGTCACGATTTGCTTTTCTGGTCACCTGCGACGCGCACTCCTCATGGCTCAACTGCTAGGTTGCCTAAGCGCATTTTTATTCCTCAtcaatatttgtttttattttacgTTTCATGCATTAACTACTCTGCACTCAGCATCTCACGGAAAGACGAAGCTACTAGACCTATATGTTCCTCGATTCTGTAGACATGAATGCTTTCGAATGAATTCACTTTTGTCGCTGCAGGATATGCTTTAGGGAAATGCTACAGAGAAATAAGGGTTACGGTAGTGAAGCAGGAACTACGTTTGGCAACCATAACGGGTCGGCGAAATAGCCAGCGCTTTAATCTTGCGTCGATGAACAGGGAATTTGTTGCAAAACGTACCCTAGCGTTCCGTATTATGTTTAACGCGGCTGAGCTCAGGCGTATAAGGTCATACAATGAAAGTCAAGGCCCAGTGAATTTTCAGACT
This genomic stretch from Dermacentor silvarum isolate Dsil-2018 chromosome 2, BIME_Dsil_1.4, whole genome shotgun sequence harbors:
- the LOC119440114 gene encoding cuticle protein 14, producing the protein MDTTIKALVLLGAAACVSSENRYGAQAAAGGAFGGPVFTGGAGAGGGAGGLSLPPQPYSFGYDSTDEFGTQLFHKEQGDASNAKTGSYGYRDANGLYRTVTYVADANGFRATVDTNEPGTAPGASADAVFNAKPVAAPATAPGAGKVTPGRYVGARPGGAYGTAGAAGAAGGPWAG